The following are encoded together in the Brassica napus cultivar Da-Ae chromosome A9, Da-Ae, whole genome shotgun sequence genome:
- the LOC106429577 gene encoding uncharacterized protein LOC106429577 produces MGVDLDDIKASSRTLTGFNESSETVLGTIRLPVRACGVTRTVKFSVVSTKAPYHAILGTPWIHSMQAIPSTYHQCIKFPGTDGKIKTLRVDQKAARELLVATVKPQRTSLPVNSVSPPSSKICSQESEVLELPIDDTDLSRTARIGAYLSEDIQQSVFNFLKKNVSTFAWSMADVKGIDPAITTHELNVDPTFKPIRQKRRKLGPDRSNAVNKEVDRLLGAGSIAEVRYPEWLANPVVIKKKNGTAILSPDLNKACPKDSYPLPNIDLLVESTAGNEMLTFMDAFSGYNQIMMHPDDREKTAFITDRGIYC; encoded by the coding sequence ATGGGAGTGGACCTCGACGACATCAAAGCGTCCTCCAGAACGTTAACCGGTTTCAACGAATCTTCCGAAACAGTACTGGGAACAATCCGCCTTCCTGTACGCGCATGTGGAGTTACTCGAACGGTCAAGTTTTCTGTCGTAAGCACAAAGGCTCCTTACCACGCTATACTCGGAACCCCCTGGATACACTCAATGCAAGCTATTCCATCTACTTATCACCAGTGCATCAAGTTTCCCGGTACAGACGGAAAAATCAAAACGTTACGAGTAGATCAAAAAGCCGCTAGGGAGCTCTTAGTTGCTACAGTCAAACCCCAACGGACATCTCTACCCGTTAACTCTGTTTCTCCTCCAAGTTCTAAAATCTGCTCCCAGGAAAGCGAAGTTCTCGAGCTACCTATTGATGATACTGATCTGAGCCGGACCGCACGAATTGGTGCATATCTGTCCGAGGATATACAGCAGTCAGTTTTCAACTTCCTCAAGAAGAATGTGTCCACATTCGCGTGGTCCATGGCGGACGTGAAAGGAATTGATCCGGCTATAACGACTCACGAACTAAACGTCGACCCAACGTTCAAGCCTATTCGACAGAAGCGACGCAAACTTGGTCCCGACAGGTCAAATGCTGTGAACAAAGAGGTTGACCGGTTACTCGGCGCTGGCTCGATCGCTGAGGTTCGCTACCCCGAGTGGTTAGCAAACCCAGTAGTCATTAAGAAGAAGAACGGGACAGCTATCCTCTCCCCTGATCTGAATAAAGCCTGCCCAAAAGACAGCTATCCTCTCCCCAACATTGACCTTTTAGTCGAGTCTACAGCGGGAAACGAGATGTTAACgttcatggacgctttctctgGATACAACCAAATTATGATGCACCCTGATGATCGCGAGAAGACGGCCTTCATCACAGATAGGGGAATCTACTGCTAA